AAGCCAAGGTGATCTGAAGATGTCTGTCCTCGTCATTGCCGAACACGACCATGGCAGCCTGAAGGGTGCCACCCTCAACACCGTGACCGCCGCCGCAGCCTGCGGCGGTGATGTGCATGTGCTGGTGGCCGGCCACAACGCCGCCGCCGCCGCCCAGGCCGCTGCCAGCATTGCTGGTGTGGCCAAGGTGCTGCACGCCGATGGTGCTTCGCTGGCCGAAGGCCTGGCGGAGAACCTGGCGGCCCAGGTGTTGGCCATTGCCCAGGGCTACAGCCACATCCTGTTCCCGGCCACCGCCAGCGGCAAGAACGTCGCCCCGCGCGTCGCCGCCCTGCTGGATGTGGCTCAGATCACCGACATCACCAAGGTGATCGCCGCCGACACCTTCGAGCGCCCGATCTACGCGGGTAACGCGATTGCCACCGTGCAGTCGGCCGATGCCGTCAAGGTCATCACCGTGCGCACCACCGGCTTTGATGCCGCCGCAACCGGTGGCAACGCAGCGGTCGAGTCGATCGCCGCTGTGGCCGATTCGGGCAAGAGCAGCTTTGTCGGTCGCGAACAGACCAAGAGCGACCGCCCCGAGCTGACCGCCGCCAAGATCATCGTCTCCGGTGGCCGCGCCATGGGCTCGAGCGACCAGTTCAATGCCGTGCTGACCCCGCTGGCCGACAAACTGAACGCCGCCCTGGGTGCCAGCCGCGCCGCAGTGGACGCCGGCTATGCGCCGAACGACTGGCAGGTGGGCCAGACCGGAAAGATCGTCGCGCCCCAGCTCTATATCGCCTGCGGCATCAGCGGCGCGATCCAGCACCTGGCCGGCATGAAGGACTCCAAGGTGATCGTGGCGATCAACAAGGATCCTGAGGCGCCGATCTTCAGCGTGGCGGATTACGGTCTGGAGGCCGATCTGTTCGCGGCCGTGCCCGAGCTGGTCAACAGCCTGTAAGCACACCGTTTCGCTTTATCGGGCGCCGCCACCCCTGGGTGCCGGCGCCTTTTTCTTTTCCGAGTTCCCCTCGAGAGGCCCTCATGAGCTACACCGCCCCCGTCAAGGACATGCTGTTCAACATGGCCCACCTGGCCGAGTTCGATCGCCTGCGCCAGCTCCCCCCCTTTGCCGATTTGGATCTGGACACGGCCCAGGCCGTGTTGGAGGAGTGCGCCAAGCTGTGCGAAAACGTCATCGCGCCGCTGAACCATGAGGGCGACAAAAACCCCAGCACTTGGGCGGACGGCAAGGTCACGACCACGCCGGGCTTCAAGGAGGCCTTCCGTCAGTATGTGGAAGGCGGCTGGCAGGGCCTGGTGCACCCCACCGACTTCGGCGGCCAGGGCCTGCCCAAGACCATTGCCGCAGCGTGCCAAGAGCTGGTGAATAGCGCCAACTTGAGCTTCGCGCTGTGCCCGCTGCTCACCGACGGCGCCATCGAGGCCCTGCTCACGGCCGGCAGCGAGGAGCTGAAGACCCGCTACATCCCGAAGATGATCGACGGCAGCTGGACGGGTTCCATGAACCTGACCGAACCCCAGGCGGGCTCTGACCTCAGCCTGGTGCGCACCCGCGCCGAGCCGCAGGGCGATGGGACCTACAAGGTCTTCGGCACCAAGATCTTCATCACCTATGGCGAGCACGACATGGCCGAGAACATCGTCCATCTGGTGCTGGCCCGCGTGCCGGGCGCACCGGCCGGGGTGAAGGGCATCAGCCTTTTCGTCGTGCCCAAGTTCCTGGTGAATGCCGATGGAAGCTTGGGCGCGCGCAACGACGCGCACTGCGTGTCCATCGAGCACAAGCTGGGCATCAAGGCCAGTCCCACGGCGGTGCTGCAGTTCGGTGACCATGGCGGTGCCGTGGGCTATCTGGTGGGCGAGGAAAACCGCGGCCTCGAATACATGTTCATCATGATGAACGCGGCCCGCTACGGCGTGGGCGTGCAGGGCCTGGCCCTGAGTGAGCGTGCCTACCAGCAGGCGGTGGGCTATGCGCGCGACCGCGTGCAAAGCCGCCCCGTGGACGGTTCGCTGCCGGCCGCCGCCCCCATCATTCACCACCCCGATGTGCGCCGCATGCTGATGACCATGCGTGCGCTCACCGAGGCCTGCCGCGCCATGGCCACCACGGCCGCAGCCGCCTACGACCACGCCCACCACAGCGCCGACAAGGGCGCCCAGGCCTTCTACGAGTTCCTGGTGCCCCTGGTGAAGGGCTACAGCACCGAGATCAGCCACGAGGTCACGTCCCTGGGCGTGCAGATCCACGGGGGCATGGGCTTCATCGAAGAAACTGGCGCGGCCCAGCATTACCGCGACGCCAAGATCCTGACCATTTACGAGGGCACCACGGCCATCCAGGCCAATGATCTCGTGGGCCGCAAGACCCTGCGCGATGGCGGCGCCTATGCCCGCTCGATCGCGGCGCTGGTCGAGGCCACCGAGCAGCAGTTGGCGGGCGGTGGCGAGGCCGCGCACGCCATGCGCGCCAATCTGAGCCATGCGCGCCAGGCCTATCTGGCCGTGGTGGACTTCATGGCCGAGCAAGGCAAGGCCAATCCGAACGCGGTGTTCGCCGGCTCCGTGCCCTACCTGATGCTGGCCGGCAATTTGGTGGCCGGCTGGCAGATGGCGCGTGGTCTGCTGGTGGCCGAACGTGAACTGGCCGCCGGCAAGGACGCCGCCTTCATGCAGGCCAAGATCACCACGGCGCGCTTCTATGCCGAGCACATCCTGCCGCGCACCGCCGCGCTGCGTGATGCGGTGCTGAACGGCGCCGGTTCGGCGCTGGCTCTGCCCTTGGAGGCTTTCTGAGCATGGCTTTGCCGAAGATTTTGCAAGGCCTGCGCCTGCCGGTGGTGGCCTCGCCGATGTTCATCGTCTCGGTGCCGGCTCTGGTGATCGCCCAGTGCAAGGCCGGCATCGTCGGCTCCATGCCGGCGCTCAATGCCCGCCCGGCCGAACTGCTGGACGACTGGCTGGCCGAGATCACCGAGGCCTTGGCGGCGCATGACCGGGCGCACCCGGAATCGCCCGCCGCACCCTTTGCCATCAACCAGATCGTGCACAAGAGCAATGACCGGCTTGAGCACGATATGGCGGTGTGCGCCAAGTACAAGGTGCCCATCGTCATCACCTCCTTGGGCGCGCGCGAGGACGTGAATGCGGCGGTGCATGCCTGGGGCGGCATCGTGCTGCACGACGTCATCAACAACAAGTTCGCCAAGAAGGCCATCGAGAAGGGCGCCGACGGCCTGATCGCCGTGGCCACTGGGGCGGGCGGGCATGCCGGGGTGAAGAACCCCATCCCGCTGATCCAGGAGATCCGTGAGTGGTTCGACGGCCCGCTGCTGCTCAGCGGTGCCATCGCCACCGGCGACGGCATCCTGGCCGCCCAGGCCATGGGGGCAGACCTGGCTTACATCGGCTCGGCCTTCATCGCCACCGAAGAGGCGCGCGCCACGGCCGAGTACAAGTCCGAGATCGTTGGCGGCAACAGCGACGACATCGTCTACACCAACCTCTTCACCGGCGTGCACGGTAACTACCTGCGCGGCTCCATCGAGCGCGCCGGCCTGGACCCCGAGAACCTGCCCGAGAGCGACCCCAGCAAGATGAATTTCGGGGGCGGCGCGGCGGCCAAGGCCTGGAAGGACATCTGGGGCTGCGGGCAGGGCATCAACCCGGTGAAGGACGTGCTGCCCACAGCGGCCCTGGTGGATCGCCTGGGGCGCGAATACCGGGCGGCGCGTCAGCGACTGGCGCTCTGAGTCTGCGGCGCCGGATCCGAATCCAGCATGCCGCGTCGATTCTGTTGACGATAGCGCTGGCTCAGTGCCTTCAGCTCTTGCGGCTCAGTCGGCATTCGTGCCTGGGCGGCTGCAATCTCTCCTTGATGGAAGACTGCAGCCACCCAGTCCCGTAGCTCGCTGTTTTGGGCGCACGAGATTTCCGCGAGCTCGGGTTGAGGGCCGACGGGAGGGTGCTCCTGCAACCATTGCCTGCGCGCTTCGCTGGCTTGGACGCGATCAGTCCAGTGCGAGGGCA
Above is a window of Inhella inkyongensis DNA encoding:
- a CDS encoding NAD(P)H-dependent flavin oxidoreductase, with amino-acid sequence MALPKILQGLRLPVVASPMFIVSVPALVIAQCKAGIVGSMPALNARPAELLDDWLAEITEALAAHDRAHPESPAAPFAINQIVHKSNDRLEHDMAVCAKYKVPIVITSLGAREDVNAAVHAWGGIVLHDVINNKFAKKAIEKGADGLIAVATGAGGHAGVKNPIPLIQEIREWFDGPLLLSGAIATGDGILAAQAMGADLAYIGSAFIATEEARATAEYKSEIVGGNSDDIVYTNLFTGVHGNYLRGSIERAGLDPENLPESDPSKMNFGGGAAAKAWKDIWGCGQGINPVKDVLPTAALVDRLGREYRAARQRLAL
- a CDS encoding acyl-CoA dehydrogenase, which produces MSYTAPVKDMLFNMAHLAEFDRLRQLPPFADLDLDTAQAVLEECAKLCENVIAPLNHEGDKNPSTWADGKVTTTPGFKEAFRQYVEGGWQGLVHPTDFGGQGLPKTIAAACQELVNSANLSFALCPLLTDGAIEALLTAGSEELKTRYIPKMIDGSWTGSMNLTEPQAGSDLSLVRTRAEPQGDGTYKVFGTKIFITYGEHDMAENIVHLVLARVPGAPAGVKGISLFVVPKFLVNADGSLGARNDAHCVSIEHKLGIKASPTAVLQFGDHGGAVGYLVGEENRGLEYMFIMMNAARYGVGVQGLALSERAYQQAVGYARDRVQSRPVDGSLPAAAPIIHHPDVRRMLMTMRALTEACRAMATTAAAAYDHAHHSADKGAQAFYEFLVPLVKGYSTEISHEVTSLGVQIHGGMGFIEETGAAQHYRDAKILTIYEGTTAIQANDLVGRKTLRDGGAYARSIAALVEATEQQLAGGGEAAHAMRANLSHARQAYLAVVDFMAEQGKANPNAVFAGSVPYLMLAGNLVAGWQMARGLLVAERELAAGKDAAFMQAKITTARFYAEHILPRTAALRDAVLNGAGSALALPLEAF
- a CDS encoding electron transfer flavoprotein subunit alpha/FixB family protein, coding for MSVLVIAEHDHGSLKGATLNTVTAAAACGGDVHVLVAGHNAAAAAQAAASIAGVAKVLHADGASLAEGLAENLAAQVLAIAQGYSHILFPATASGKNVAPRVAALLDVAQITDITKVIAADTFERPIYAGNAIATVQSADAVKVITVRTTGFDAAATGGNAAVESIAAVADSGKSSFVGREQTKSDRPELTAAKIIVSGGRAMGSSDQFNAVLTPLADKLNAALGASRAAVDAGYAPNDWQVGQTGKIVAPQLYIACGISGAIQHLAGMKDSKVIVAINKDPEAPIFSVADYGLEADLFAAVPELVNSL